AGAACCATAAGCCATCACGGGAGCCAATGGGGCTCCCCAAAGCCACAGACTGCTGAGccctgatacggtttggatctgtgttcccacccaaatctcatatgtGAAATTGTagtctccagtgttggaggaggtgcctggtgggaggtgatcagATCATGGTGGGGGAGTTCTCATGAacggtttagcaccatctccccTGGCTACTGTACatagtgagctctcatgagatcagGTTGTTTAAATAGACTGTGGTACCTCCCCCGACTCCCTCTTGCTCCCCCTTTGGTGATCACTGAAAGTTTCTTGAGGCTTCTCCAGAAGCCAACATCATGCTTCccatatagcctgcagaactcgagccaattaaacctcatttttttataaattacccagtctcaggtatttctttatagcagtgcaagaatgatCAAATATAGGCTCCTTCCAGACAGCCTCAGATAGAGCCCTCTGGTTGCGTCTAGAAATGACTCCTGACTTATTCTACGTTCAGTTCCAATGGAAATTATGTAAACCCTGCACAATACTGTGAAGGGCTGACATGGACACAGCTAGAGGCTTCTGCCCCTGGGACAGGATGGGCTGGCAGGGAAGAATGTACTGCACTTAGAGTTCACCAGTACAGCCATGACCCTGTGCCTCCCTAGCCCGCAAACCTGGTAGTGATGGGAGGGGAAGAAGAACCCACACGTGTATTCAGACACCTGCACCCGCTGCCCACCCACTCGCTGCCCTCTTGGGGCAGCTAGTCTCCTGCAACCAACTCGAAGCTTGGTTTGGGCTTTGGCGAGGCTCTAAACGGCCTTCTAGGTGGTCCTGGCAGAGATCTGGAGGGCACAGAAGAGAGAGTGGAGCTTCTCTTTGGAAGCCAAGGTGAGGAGGGCTTCCAGCAACCTCATTTCATTACGAGTCTTTATGAAGGAGTGCTGTGTCCCACCAGGATGGCTGTGATCATTACTCGGCTGTCCCGGAGTCCAGGAGCATGAGAAAAAGAAGTGTTACTGCATTAACAGACGTGGCCCACACAGGCTTTACGAATTCCCCTCTTCGTGTCCGCTGGGGCTGCTACCCGAGGGCCTTTCCTGGTCAGCAGGGACAGTGCACGCAGAGTGGTGTGCATGTGCACCAACCGCGGACTTACCTTGGAGCGAGGCTGGCGGACTTGGCTCCCATCGGTGAATCCAGTCCTTCCCCCGGCTTTGCCGATTTCTCTCGGTTCATTTGCTGTAGGATAGAGTTCAATTCACTAATAACGTTTGCCTTTGGGCCTGAGAGAATCGGGCTTTTGATCTCTGTGACGTCGCCCCACAACTTGGAGGTCCTTGGCTGGAGAACCTTGGCCATCCCAGGCTGGGCACTGCCCGGCGGGGGCGGGGGAGCGGGCGGGGGGATAACAAAGCTATCTACATCCTCTTCCACGAGCGCGTCTTGATAAAGTGCATTGCTTTTGTGAATGATGGGCTTCATTTTTGGCTTAGGAGGTACTGGGGGTTTGTCAACCATAAATGCTTGCCCATCTGCATAGACTGTGCAGGTGTCCACATTCTCCCCACCTTCGGAAGACAGGGTGGAGATGCTAGACACGGTGGAGATAGTGCTGGTCGTCTCGAGGTGGTGGTCGCTGCTACTCCGGCTGTCCACCTCCTCGATCCCAGAGTCGGCGACGGCGTCAAAGCTTTCAGGGGGTGGCAGGAATGAGGCAGGCAGACAGTTTGAAAGACTGGCTGGCTTCTTGCTGTCTGCAGAGTTGGTTGGTTGGCTGGAGTTCAACGAAGGGGACTGAGGGGTGTCGCTTTTCTTCTGCTTCACTAAGTCTGAGAGAGCCGGGACAGAAGCTGCCCGGTCATCGGGGATATCAAAACTATTTGCAAATTCCAGGGGAGGAGGCAATggctctgtaaaaataaaatcctcatcCAAGTCCACGGATGCCAGAGGGGGAGGAGGGATGCGGAATGGCAAAATCACCGCCTCTTCCATGGAGCCCACCGCGACGATGGttctgccgggcacggtggtgggctcGGGGGCAGCGGAGATCTGTAAAGCACCTTCGGTTTCGGAAACACCTTCTGGCACCTCGGACGGCGAGCTGTCTGGCTTCATCTCCACCTCTGCCTTCTCGCCCTCTTCCTGCAGGGCGTTGTCCAGCTTAGTGGCGTCCACGGTGTGCACCATCAGCAGGCCAGCCGACTTCTGCTGGGACGTGTCCATGATGTCGATCAGCATGTTCTTCTTGTCATCGCCTTTCCGGTCTCGGCCCAGGTCGGTCTCGTACTTGTTCTCCGTCTCCTGCCGCCTCAGGGGTCCCCGGGTGTTCTGCCTGGTGACCGTAGGGAAGCCGGCATCCAGGCTGGGCCGCATTTTGGTATCAATGTAAAGAGGTTTGTTGAGGTCGGCCTTGGGGGCCTCCCCTTTGGGTCCCTGCTGAGACTCCTTCATGGCTCGGTCCCTTGCGGAGAGTGCCAGGGCCAGCGGGGAGCTGGGATCAAGCAGCCGCCCTGTGAGTGGGTGGACATAATTCCCGGGGCCGGCTGTGCCGCTGCTCGCGGAGGGCACTGCTGGGCTGCTCTCGGGCCCCTGGGCTTTGGACGTGGAATTCAGCGGCCTCCCAGCCTCACCCTGAGCACTGGCCTCGGCGCCACCCACGAAATGGTTTTCGGGCTCCCTGGGCGTGGCACTCGGCATGGGGGATGACAGCTGCTCAGCGCTGTCCTCGTCAGCAAAATCCCCCTCCTCGGGGAACATGGAGGGCCGCGTCCTGGGGGCGGGTGGCCCCAGGCCCACATCCTCATCCCCCAGGTCTGTGGAGAGGAAGGCCGGGGAGTTCCTCCTGGCTTCCAGCCGCTTCTCACGGTCGCGGACGGCTCCGGCGATGGCGGCGGCGAAGGGGCTGCTGACGGTCAGGCTTTCGTCAGGCCGCAGCTGGCTCGGTGGCTCTGGGGCCTGGGGGTCGATCTCCATGCTGCTGCCCTGGCTGCTCTTGCCGCTGCTGCTGGTGGACGGCTCCTTCACGATGATGGTCGGGATAGGGATGGAGCACGTCTTCTCGGGGCTGTCCTCCACGTTGGACTGCTTCACCAGCATCCCCTTCCGCCTGGCGGGCTTGGCGGGGACGTAGACGGCTTTGCTGGCGATCTTCCCCACCTCTGAGTATGGGTTTTCGGGCATCTGGCCTCTCTTGTTGCGGAAGTTGGCTTGCGGGCCGGCATTCCGACTGTAGAGGTCTTCAGAGTCCAGGGAGTAGCGGTCCAGCTCTCTCCTGAAGTACATCCCCTTCTCCCTCATCATGGTGGCCACGGTGTCGGACCTGGTGGCGGGGGACACCTTGGCAGCAGAATTCTGATTGAACGCAGGCTTAATCGTCCCGTAGACTCTTGGAGTTGGGGACTTGGGGCAGTTGTAAGTGGTTGGGGAAGGTGGTGGTGGGGACGGGGGCACAGACTGCGGTGGAGGGGGGATGTCCTCAGAGGTGTCCGGCATGGACAGGCTTCTGGTGAACTTCAGCATTGGAGGAGCCAGAAACTGCCGCTCTTCCTCTGTTATTCCTACAAGCAGAAAACAGGTTTAGCTTTAAGTCACAATAGCAACAAAGCCTAAGTTCCTAGGAACGTGCGATACGCTACATCTCCACAAACTCACAAATTCAGATGATGAACCCGGTGTTCAGGAAACACAGCACAAGCCACGATGCCGAGTGGTTAGTCACATGGCCCGTTGTGAGCCAAAGGACAAGAAAGGGAAGAACAGAAAGGCACTGGGGATGCTGTGAGTACGCTGCTGCTGTGGGGCCTCCAGGCACAGGCTGCAGCAGGGGAGCTGtgtgaggccagggcaggagggccCCTGACGCTGAGCCGTGTGCCAGTCTGCAGGCCAAGTGGGCAGCTCGCCTTGGGGCtgcttgtgcgtgtgtgtgtgcgcgcacgtgtGCTTGTGCTGGCATTGTGGCATTGTGCTTGGGGCGGGGTTGGCTAGACCAGGAGGTATCCTTCCACCATGCCCCTTCAGGCATGGTAAGGGCTCCTGGGGGTGTTTTTAGGGCAGGGGTCTAAGGCTGTCACCTGTGCATCTGAAATGAGAGCAAAGGGTTGCAGGTATTGCTGTGTTTATGTGGCAAGGATGGTGTGCAGTCCACCGTCCAGATGGCACTTGAGCCCCACGGCTGCCCAGATGTACAGGGAGGCCTCTGCCACCCTGAGCGAAGCCATCTGCCCACAGTTGGCTCTGTGCGTGCTGGGAGGAGGTGCTTTTCTTCCAGGGTCATGTGAATCCATTCATTGCCTGACTTCACTGGGCCCCACTAAGGGTTCTATGTTTCCTCGAGCTCTCTGGACCTTCAGAGAGATGGATGGCTGGGGAATTGCAGCTCAGAGGAGGGGCCATGTGGGCTCTAGAGCCTGCCCCTGAGGGGAGGGAGCCCAGGTTCCTTTAAAGTCCTGGACTGAGCCAGGAATAGGATCCTGAGCCAGGCCTCAGTGAGCCCCTTCTGGGTCCCAGCGGCAGTCCTGAAAGTGGTCCTGCCAAGACCCTCTGGAGCAGGGGCTGAGAGCCCAGCGGACCACCATAATCGCAACTAACCAGGGTCCAAGTGTGGCTGACCTGGCACAAAGTATGAGTTGACCTAATGAAAATACGTGGATGTTGAATGTGTGGGGATGCGGCTGAGGTCCTACGACAGCCAGCAGCGTGGCCTGAGGGTTCTCTGGGTGTGTTGCCTAGGTGTGACTTTACAGACTGTTCAACAGCTGAAGACACAGACACGTCAACAGGAGCACTTGGAGAAGGGAAGcgagacacgcacacacaccgaCAGACGCATGGCACAGGGATTTCATGTTGGGAGCATGCAGGTTTTCAAAGAGGTAGCAAAATAAATTacttgaaatgaaaaaaagtccTAGGACAAACTACAATAATTTATTCCAATGAAAACTTCCATTCGATAAGGGTATTCCAAATTTAACATACTCCTTGTGGGAGGACATTTTGGCATTGCAAAGATGGCTCGTTCAAGGTGTTCTCCATTGACCAGTCACTCTGAGTTGGCTGTCTGGCAATTATGTTCCCAAGGAGTACTAATTTAAGAATACACCTTATAAAGTAAACTGGGTTACATTCAGATTACAGATTCCAAACCGTAAGGTTCACTAACCTGATAGAAAGATTCTGCTGTCTGACAGGAGGAAATCAGTTGTTATTAACCAGTAACCGCAAGACAAATACGCAGCTTTCCCTGAGTTTGCTGGTGCAGGGGGAGCTTTAAGCACAGCAGACACCACCTCCACGGCCACTTACTGCCTAGTGACTGCCTACAGTTATCCACCTCAGACTCACAAGCACGCTGCGCTTTTGCACAGCAGCCCAGAGGCATTTCCAGAACACACAGGACAGTGCCCCTGGGGTGGGCTGGGCAGACCAGAGTCCCAGGGTTGCCTCCACAACTCTCACAGGGCAAGGGCCTTAGCTTCTACCAGAATTGACACAGTAAAGGCAATGCTGAATTATCTCACAAAGGGACTGTCTCAAAGGGTCAAGTGTGACCTTGTCTCAAGGTCAAGTGTACCTTTGCCTGCAACAGAGTCAATAGGAATAATTGTGACAttaagaagaaaggaaggcagtTTTCTGCAACACACAGTACATTATTTCATTTCGAGACCCTGACCCAACCACCCTTGGAAGTACATCTGCTGAGCTCATactccaggcctggtggtggctgGGGAATGCAGGGAACCCACTTACCCTTCCCACCCtgagcagggcagggtgggggaggggggttgGCTCGCACCACCCCGCCCACCCTCCCGCTTTACCCTGCTGGAATTATCACAGATAACTGGGCTTCAAGATGACAGAAGCCACCCTGGATTTTGTGTCCTTCAGGGGGGATGAGTTTCATGCCACTCAGATGTTCCAATGGCTCCCTAGTGGGCAAGGCCAGGTTCCCACCCTCTGGTGGGTGGGCTGGCAGGGCCTTGCTGGGGTGGGACGCCAAGGCAACTGTGAGAGGCCCAGGGCTCAGAATTCCTGAGGGGCCTAAGGCTGTGTTTGAAAGCCCAGGGGCAACTTCTGTGGGGGAGTGCCACACTTCTTACCTATTGATTTCTGCCTTCGCATCGTACCTCGAGGGATGCCCAGAAACGGGGCTTTTGGGCTCCCAGGAACAGTGGGCGTCATCACGGCGATTCCTTGGCGTTCGTACACAGACTGCAAACCAGAGAGCCTAGGGTGAGACGCAGCCCTGGCCAGCCCCCACCCACGGTCACAGGGCCCAGAGACCACAAGGGAACTTCCGTCACTGTGGCTTCCCCAAGCTGCTTCTGGAGCCACCTAAAGTCTCCAGTGGGGCTGATGAGAACCACAGCATTGAGGACCCAGGAAGGGCCCTCTCTAGGTGCCTTTCCTATTCGCTGCAGCTACTATTGGCCTTTGGCCCTGTTAGGATGGCAGCATGCCCTGTTCCATGGATATGTGGTCTGCTGCAACACCATTTGCCAGAGCAGCTGGACAGATACGTCTCTCTGAGAGGGGGGCCAGGCTGGATGTCCTGTGGGAAAGGGCACAGAGTGGTGGGCAGTGGGGTCTGGCCTGGGTCCATACCCCACTCCCTATGTGCCATGTGACCATCAAGTCCTTACATAGGAGTCACCATCTCCTCTTTCATAAAATGGGCTCCTGACACCAGCCCTACAGTGTGTGCAAAGGCCAACCAGGTATTGTGGTGGTGTGTGGGTGAGCATGATGTGCCAGCTAGCTTAAGCCCTGGAGCTGCTCAGGGGCACAGCCTGGAGTCTGCAGCAGTGAGCTGTCCCCAgcttcctccctcctcagcctgtcCCAGGAGGAGCCTAgagctcccctcctcccctccaccttGGAGGCAGAGTCCTGGTGCTGCCAACTCTTTCACTTCCCCAGGCTGCTGTTTTGTCTGCAAAACTGAGATGGCTCAGGGCCCCAAACCTGTAGTGTTGAAGGCCAACCCGGGAAAATATCAGATGCAGATGCTCAATGGAAATATTCGTGTGCAAGCTTTTATTGCTCCAGCTTGGAGATGCAGTTTCCATGTGACCACAGCCTCTGTTTGTCTCACTCTATGGCCCTGAGGCTGAGGAGCAAAGTGGGaccctttgggaggtcaagggcaCCGTGTCTCAGACACCCCCCCAACTTGGTGGGGCATGTGGGTGCCACGAAGGACTGGGAACAAAGTGGGAGGCAAGGACCGGCAGGCAGGGCCTGGAGGGGAAGTCCCCTTGTGGAGTTCAGAGGTGATGGGAGGAGGTGTGAGGGCAGATATTGTAACTGTAATTATTAACAGTTGTTTAATGCACATTACAGAAAAGCCTTGTggtaaatttataatatttataggtGTTATTGTTCAAGAAAAGGCTAGACATAGGCAGTTTGATACTGGTTCAAAGAGAATACTAAGGTAAGCAATCAGGACAGGTAGGCAGTGCTAGAATCTGACATCAGGTTCAGATGGCTGCCTCTGCACAATGGAGAAGCAATCCAAGGGTCCAGGAGGCCACACCTTGTTCAGCACGTGCCTGGGGGAATCAGCAGCCTCTGCCCCAGGCCCTTTTCCAGCTGTGTGCCCTCCTGACTGCCTAGGGAAGGTGACCATGGCACGGGCAGCCTGCTCTGAGCCAGGcacccactgcgcccagcagccACTGAAGCCCTTCATGGCACTTCTGGCTCCGAGGACAAGTGTTGCCCAGGATCTTGGAGAGTGTGGGGGACTGCCACATGGGATGTGGGACAGACGGCCTCTTCCACACCGGAGCATTTCTGTGCTCTGGGTGGACCAGGAGGCAAGAGCCCCTCTGTCTGAAGAGTGTGTCAAGGCCCCTTACTTCCATGTGCTCACGGGTCCTCAGCCAAGTATGATGGGACACCTTCGAGGCTCAGGGCACTGAGTGAGCAGAGATAGTCAGTGCGGTAAGGGCAGGGCTTGGATGCAGCCTGCTCTGTCCCACCACTGTGAGTCTGCACAGACCCGGCTCTTTGTCCTGTGGCCACTTAGATTTGGGCCCCACCTCTGGACAGCACGAACCAGACATGAAAGCGTGTGCACCTCAGCTACTGAGACAGCCCACTCACTTCCTGGGCACCGTCGGCCCCCGCCCTTGTGGTCCCAAGGTACAGCCACTCACGTTCATGTCTGAGCCCGCCGGGAAGCACCGGCTGCTGGGCCGCTGCTTGATGGTCGCCACCCTTGGTTCCACAGCCATGTTCTCAGCAGCGCGGGAGGGCTTGGAGGCCGGGACTATCTCCTCGGGTTTATCTGCAATAGAACCATGAGGATTGGAGCAGCAACACCAGTGGGGGAAGCTGGGTGTAGATAGGAAAGCGCACAGGTGCAGCAGCCACTCCAACATCCAAAACTGTGCAGGGGGCATTTGTTGCTGCTGTGAGGAGCATGCGTGTGCCTCTGCCACATGCATTCCCACTGGGGCATGGGCTCCTTCCCAGGACCTTGCCCTCGGAGGCATGCACGAGGCATGGACATAGAAGACCCTCCACAGCTCGGCCACCTTCTCGTAAGTGCCCAGCCCCCAAGGGCTCTGAAGCTTTTTGGGACATTTCTGTTTTTTGGgacatttctgtgtttttttttgttttttttttttgagacagtctcttgctctgttgcccaggctggagtgcagtggcgcaatcttggctcactgcaacctccgcctcccaggtttaagcaattctcttgcgtcagcctcaagagtagctgggattacaggcacctgccactacgcccagctaatttttgtatttttagtagagacggagtttcaccatgttggccaggctgatcttgaactcctggcctcaagtgatccaccggccttggcctcccaaagtgctgggattacagccatttGGGCCATTTCTTTAGTGGAATCACTTTATTCTTTCTAATGGGATTTATTCTTGTGAGGGTTAACTAAACTgactttttgaagttttttttttgtttttttttgaagagactcaGACATATGGTTCCTTTGTAACTGTGATTGCCAAGACATGAGGACCTGCCACCCAAGGCAGCGTGGGTGTTTCAGAGGCCAGGGTGCTCGTGGCCCCAGGCGTTAGTAAGTGTTGCAGAGGGAAGGTCTCTGTTTATTTTCCCCAATGCAGAACCTTcccatttcctttaaaaaaaaaaaagaaaaccaaagtttAGTTATAAGGGATCCTTAGCAATtaacaaaagttttttaaagaggACATTtgcagcacattttttttttttacttgaaaacTGAAGCACATCCCAGAGCTCTCCTGACGCCTTAGCTTCGTCTCAGGGTGTTTGGGATCAGGCATAAGGGTGTGTCTAAGGCTGTTTAAATGCAAGGGCCCTGTGCCACTGAGACCTGGAGAGCTGGTCTTCCAGTCGCGATGTGCATTCTGGAAAAGGTGACCCCAGCTGTACTTCTAAGATGTCACTGGGTTGGGACAAAGCCAGTGTGGTGTCTGGTGGGTGTACCCCATTCTGAGCCTTTGAGACAGCACTGGCCTTACTCCCTGGGGAGAAGCAGGCCATCTAGAACATTCTGCCTTCTGGCCACCCTAAGCCCACTCTTGGGGTCTGGTGGCTCCCATGAAGTGTGTGCTAGGGCCTTGCCCAGACTTTGAGCCATGAGGCTATTGTGCAAGTTGGAGCTGAGCAGAGTGCAGGGAGGAAGGCCCCCATCTCCAAGTTGT
This genomic window from Pan troglodytes isolate AG18354 chromosome 9, NHGRI_mPanTro3-v2.0_pri, whole genome shotgun sequence contains:
- the SHANK2 gene encoding SH3 and multiple ankyrin repeat domains protein 2 isoform X5 gives rise to the protein MKSLLNAFTKKEVPFREAPAYSNRRRRPPNTLAAPRVLLRSNSDNNLNASAPDWAVCSTATSHRSLSPQLLQQMPSKPEGAAKTIGSYVPGPRSRSPSLNRLGGAGEDGKRPQPLWHVGSPFALGANKDSLSAFEYPGPKRKLYSAVPGRLFVAVKPYQPQVDGEIPLHRGDRVKVLSIGEGGFWEGSARGHIGWFPAECVEEVQCKPRDSQAETRADRSKKLFRHYTVGSYDSFDTSSDCIIEEKTVVLQKKDNEGFGFVLRGAKADTPIEEFTPTPAFPALQYLESVDEGGVAWQAGLRTGDFLIEVNNENVVKVGHRQVVNMIRQGGNHLVLKVVTVTRNLDPDDTARKKAPPPPKRAPTTALTLRSKSMTSELEELDKPEEIVPASKPSRAAENMAVEPRVATIKQRPSSRCFPAGSDMNSVYERQGIAVMTPTVPGSPKAPFLGIPRGTMRRQKSIDSRIFLSGITEEERQFLAPPMLKFTRSLSMPDTSEDIPPPPQSVPPSPPPPSPTTYNCPKSPTPRVYGTIKPAFNQNSAAKVSPATRSDTVATMMREKGMYFRRELDRYSLDSEDLYSRNAGPQANFRNKRGQMPENPYSEVGKIASKAVYVPAKPARRKGMLVKQSNVEDSPEKTCSIPIPTIIVKEPSTSSSGKSSQGSSMEIDPQAPEPPSQLRPDESLTVSSPFAAAIAGAVRDREKRLEARRNSPAFLSTDLGDEDVGLGPPAPRTRPSMFPEEGDFADEDSAEQLSSPMPSATPREPENHFVGGAEASAQGEAGRPLNSTSKAQGPESSPAVPSASSGTAGPGNYVHPLTGRLLDPSSPLALALSARDRAMKESQQGPKGEAPKADLNKPLYIDTKMRPSLDAGFPTVTRQNTRGPLRRQETENKYETDLGRDRKGDDKKNMLIDIMDTSQQKSAGLLMVHTVDATKLDNALQEEGEKAEVEMKPDSSPSEVPEGVSETEGALQISAAPEPTTVPGRTIVAVGSMEEAVILPFRIPPPPLASVDLDEDFIFTEPLPPPLEFANSFDIPDDRAASVPALSDLVKQKKSDTPQSPSLNSSQPTNSADSKKPASLSNCLPASFLPPPESFDAVADSGIEEVDSRSSSDHHLETTSTISTVSSISTLSSEGGENVDTCTVYADGQAFMVDKPPVPPKPKMKPIIHKSNALYQDALVEEDVDSFVIPPPAPPPPPGSAQPGMAKVLQPRTSKLWGDVTEIKSPILSGPKANVISELNSILQQMNREKSAKPGEGLDSPMGAKSASLAPRSPEIMSTISGTRSTTVTFTVRPGTSQPITLQSRPPDYESRTSGTRRAPSPVVSPTEMNKETLPAPLSAATASPSPALSDVFSLPSQPPSGDLFGLNPAGRSRSPSPSILQQPISNKPFTTKPVHLWTKPDVADWLESLNLGEHKEAFMDNEIDGSHLPNLQKEDLIDLGVTRVGHRMNIERALKQLLDR
- the SHANK2 gene encoding SH3 and multiple ankyrin repeat domains protein 2 isoform X6 gives rise to the protein MVTPRLERMAENSRFKKKVHFGETRADRSKKLFRHYTVGSYDSFDTSSDCIIEEKTVVLQKKDNEGFGFVLRGAKADTPIEEFTPTPAFPALQYLESVDEGGVAWQAGLRTGDFLIEVNNENVVKVGHRQVVNMIRQGGNHLVLKVVTVTRNLDPDDTARKKAPPPPKRAPTTALTLRSKSMTSELEELDKPEEIVPASKPSRAAENMAVEPRVATIKQRPSSRCFPAGSDMNSVYERQGIAVMTPTVPGSPKAPFLGIPRGTMRRQKSIDSRIFLSGITEEERQFLAPPMLKFTRSLSMPDTSEDIPPPPQSVPPSPPPPSPTTYNCPKSPTPRVYGTIKPAFNQNSAAKVSPATRSDTVATMMREKGMYFRRELDRYSLDSEDLYSRNAGPQANFRNKRGQMPENPYSEVGKIASKAVYVPAKPARRKGMLVKQSNVEDSPEKTCSIPIPTIIVKEPSTSSSGKSSQGSSMEIDPQAPEPPSQLRPDESLTVSSPFAAAIAGAVRDREKRLEARRNSPAFLSTDLGDEDVGLGPPAPRTRPSMFPEEGDFADEDSAEQLSSPMPSATPREPENHFVGGAEASAQGEAGRPLNSTSKAQGPESSPAVPSASSGTAGPGNYVHPLTGRLLDPSSPLALALSARDRAMKESQQGPKGEAPKADLNKPLYIDTKMRPSLDAGFPTVTRQNTRGPLRRQETENKYETDLGRDRKGDDKKNMLIDIMDTSQQKSAGLLMVHTVDATKLDNALQEEGEKAEVEMKPDSSPSEVPEGVSETEGALQISAAPEPTTVPGRTIVAVGSMEEAVILPFRIPPPPLASVDLDEDFIFTEPLPPPLEFANSFDIPDDRAASVPALSDLVKQKKSDTPQSPSLNSSQPTNSADSKKPASLSNCLPASFLPPPESFDAVADSGIEEVDSRSSSDHHLETTSTISTVSSISTLSSEGGENVDTCTVYADGQAFMVDKPPVPPKPKMKPIIHKSNALYQDALVEEDVDSFVIPPPAPPPPPGSAQPGMAKVLQPRTSKLWGDVTEIKSPILSGPKANVISELNSILQQMNREKSAKPGEGLDSPMGAKSASLAPRSPEIMSTISGTRSTTVTFTVRPGTSQPITLQSRPPDYESRTSGTRRAPSPVVSPTEMNKETLPAPLSAATASPSPALSDVFSLPSQPPSGDLFGLNPAGRSRSPSPSILQQPISNKPFTTKPVHLWTKPDVADWLESLNLGEHKEAFMDNEIDGSHLPNLQKEDLIDLGVTRVGHRMNIERALKQLLDR